Proteins from a genomic interval of Salmo trutta chromosome 39, fSalTru1.1, whole genome shotgun sequence:
- the LOC115179173 gene encoding sentrin-specific protease 2 isoform X1 yields MYEWVVDGLSSLFEPITGQKHSGWPGLNVGGEIDSQRQDSNARPTKRNYQSVHVSENISQSEPVAIKRRRKDIISFVKKTVAGVAGLLRLRNPLSPASEEHRRYTASQGPVGLMGIDELHTSWMSSSDWKMEKPTVGGQRERGGLGLLQGASTPLRKHTGLVLGPGNPDRGRDGDKPQRCSLQLLPSRPTQGVGVGTGPPSSDLPTPNRFHRQCLAVEEALKESDKEHYRRLLEIVSDKYSKSQPLPFTRTKPQGETFTQDGHRMGILGRTFESVTPKTGPLRANPSVYMWRDTSSAKQNRDMRGELCLSKPLSAAVDTQPASNATQKQPELDLSAEVAARLNLVDRETPTHTDTLNSTEELPRFSKEMAVEVSRALSQRDPNLVLSSAFKLCITQRDLASLQEGSWLNDEVINFYLSLVMTRSSSAGQGLKVYSFSTFFFPKLHGGGHAAVKRWTKAVDLFQYDIILVPLHLGVHWSLAVINFNSRTVRSYDSMGQRHDDICSLLLLYLREEHKARKDQDLDECKWTVGSLRASEIPQQKNGSDCGVFACKYADYVAQGWPLTFRQCHMPLFRKLMIWEILNQRLL; encoded by the exons ATGTACGAATGGGTAGTTGACGGACTATCGTCGCTCTTCGAGCCTATAACCGGGCAAAAACATTCCGGTTGGCCTGGTTTGAACGTTGGCGGGGAGATAGACTCACAGCGGCAGGATAGCAACGCCAGGCCAACCAAAAGGAACTACCAGAG CGTTCATGTTTCAGAAAATATTAGCCAGAGTGAACCAGTGGCGATCAAGAGACGGAGAAAAG ACATAATTAGTTTTGTGAAGAAGACTGTAGCAGGGGTGGCTGGGCTGCTGAGACTGAGGAACCCACTGTCTCCTGCCAGTGAGGAACACAGAAGGTACACAGCAAGCCAG gGCCCCGTGGGCCTGATGGGAATAGATGAACTCCACACCTCATGGATGAGCAGCTCTGATTGGAAGATGG AGAAACCAACGgtaggaggacagagggagagaggggggctggGCCTCCTCCAGGGAGCCTCTACCCCTCTGAGGAAACACAC TGGCTTAGTGTTGGGTCCAGGGAacccagacagagggagagatggagacaagcCCCAGAGATGCTCCCTCCAGCTCCTTCCCAGTCGGCCTACCCAGGGAGTGGGGGTTGGGACAGGACCCCCCAGCTCAGACTTGCCCACCCCTAACCGCTTCCACAGACAGTGCTTGGCAGTGGAGGAG GCTCTGAAGGAGAGTGATAAGGAACACTACAGACGGCTACTGGAGATTGTGTCAGATAAATACAGCAAGAGCCAACCGCTGCCCTTCACCCGCACCAAACCCCAGGG GGAAACATTTACACAGGATGGACATAGAATGGGCATTTTGGGAAGAACCTTTGAGTCTGTGACCCCAAAGACAGGACCTCTCAGAG CCAACCCCAGTGTGTATATGTGGAGAGATACATCCTCAGCCAAACAAAACAGAGACATGAGAGGAGAGTTGTGTCTCAGTAAGCCTCTCAGCGCAGCTGTGGACACACAACCTGCCAGCAATGCAACG cagAAGCAGCCAGAGCTGGATCTCTCTGCAGAGGTAGCAGCAAGACTCAACCTAGTGGACAGAGAGACgccaacacacactgacacactcaaCAGCACTGAGGAGCTCCCCAGGTTCAGCAAG GAGATGGCTGTGGAGGTGAGTCGTGCCCTGTCTCAGAGGGATCCTAACCTGGTCCTGAGCTCAGCCTTCAAGCTATGCATCACACAGAGAGACCTGGCTTCCCTACAGGAAGGGAGCTGGCTCAATGATGAG gTGATTAACTTCTACCTGTCCCTAGTGATGACTCGTAGCAGTAGTGCAGGGCAAGGGCTGAAGGTCTACTCCTTCAGTACTTTCTTCTTCCCCAAACTACATGGAGGGGGGCACGCCGCCGTGAAGCGATGGACCAAAGCTGTGGACCTCTTCCAGTATGACATCATCCTCGTTCCGCTGCACCTGGGAGTCCACTGGTCACTGGCT GTGATAAACTTTAACTCCAGGACCGTGAGGTCCTATGACTCTATGGGACAGAGACATGACGACATCTGCAGCCTCTTACT GCTGTACCTAAGAGAGGAGCACAAGGCCAGGAAGGACCAGGATCTGGACGAGTGCAAGTGGACAGTGGGCAGCTTGAGGGCCAGC gagatcCCTCAGCAGAAGAATGGCAGTGACTGTGGAGTGTTTGCCTGTAAATATGCTGACTACGTCGCCCAGGGGTGGCCTCTCACCTTCCGACAG TGCCACATGCCCCTGTTCAGGAAACTGATGATCTGGGAGATTCTCAACCAGAGGCTTCTGTAG
- the LOC115179173 gene encoding sentrin-specific protease 2 isoform X2: MYEWVVDGLSSLFEPITGQKHSGWPGLNVGGEIDSQRQDSNARPTKRNYQSVHVSENISQSEPVAIKRRRKDIISFVKKTVAGVAGLLRLRNPLSPASEEHRRYTASQGPVGLMGIDELHTSWMSSSDWKMEKPTVGGQRERGGLGLLQGASTPLRKHTGLVLGPGNPDRGRDGDKPQRCSLQLLPSRPTQGVGVGTGPPSSDLPTPNRFHRQCLAVEEALKESDKEHYRRLLEIVSDKYSKSQPLPFTRTKPQGETFTQDGHRMGILGRTFESVTPKTGPLRANPSVYMWRDTSSAKQNRDMRGELCLSKPLSAAVDTQPASNATKQPELDLSAEVAARLNLVDRETPTHTDTLNSTEELPRFSKEMAVEVSRALSQRDPNLVLSSAFKLCITQRDLASLQEGSWLNDEVINFYLSLVMTRSSSAGQGLKVYSFSTFFFPKLHGGGHAAVKRWTKAVDLFQYDIILVPLHLGVHWSLAVINFNSRTVRSYDSMGQRHDDICSLLLLYLREEHKARKDQDLDECKWTVGSLRASEIPQQKNGSDCGVFACKYADYVAQGWPLTFRQCHMPLFRKLMIWEILNQRLL; the protein is encoded by the exons ATGTACGAATGGGTAGTTGACGGACTATCGTCGCTCTTCGAGCCTATAACCGGGCAAAAACATTCCGGTTGGCCTGGTTTGAACGTTGGCGGGGAGATAGACTCACAGCGGCAGGATAGCAACGCCAGGCCAACCAAAAGGAACTACCAGAG CGTTCATGTTTCAGAAAATATTAGCCAGAGTGAACCAGTGGCGATCAAGAGACGGAGAAAAG ACATAATTAGTTTTGTGAAGAAGACTGTAGCAGGGGTGGCTGGGCTGCTGAGACTGAGGAACCCACTGTCTCCTGCCAGTGAGGAACACAGAAGGTACACAGCAAGCCAG gGCCCCGTGGGCCTGATGGGAATAGATGAACTCCACACCTCATGGATGAGCAGCTCTGATTGGAAGATGG AGAAACCAACGgtaggaggacagagggagagaggggggctggGCCTCCTCCAGGGAGCCTCTACCCCTCTGAGGAAACACAC TGGCTTAGTGTTGGGTCCAGGGAacccagacagagggagagatggagacaagcCCCAGAGATGCTCCCTCCAGCTCCTTCCCAGTCGGCCTACCCAGGGAGTGGGGGTTGGGACAGGACCCCCCAGCTCAGACTTGCCCACCCCTAACCGCTTCCACAGACAGTGCTTGGCAGTGGAGGAG GCTCTGAAGGAGAGTGATAAGGAACACTACAGACGGCTACTGGAGATTGTGTCAGATAAATACAGCAAGAGCCAACCGCTGCCCTTCACCCGCACCAAACCCCAGGG GGAAACATTTACACAGGATGGACATAGAATGGGCATTTTGGGAAGAACCTTTGAGTCTGTGACCCCAAAGACAGGACCTCTCAGAG CCAACCCCAGTGTGTATATGTGGAGAGATACATCCTCAGCCAAACAAAACAGAGACATGAGAGGAGAGTTGTGTCTCAGTAAGCCTCTCAGCGCAGCTGTGGACACACAACCTGCCAGCAATGCAACG AAGCAGCCAGAGCTGGATCTCTCTGCAGAGGTAGCAGCAAGACTCAACCTAGTGGACAGAGAGACgccaacacacactgacacactcaaCAGCACTGAGGAGCTCCCCAGGTTCAGCAAG GAGATGGCTGTGGAGGTGAGTCGTGCCCTGTCTCAGAGGGATCCTAACCTGGTCCTGAGCTCAGCCTTCAAGCTATGCATCACACAGAGAGACCTGGCTTCCCTACAGGAAGGGAGCTGGCTCAATGATGAG gTGATTAACTTCTACCTGTCCCTAGTGATGACTCGTAGCAGTAGTGCAGGGCAAGGGCTGAAGGTCTACTCCTTCAGTACTTTCTTCTTCCCCAAACTACATGGAGGGGGGCACGCCGCCGTGAAGCGATGGACCAAAGCTGTGGACCTCTTCCAGTATGACATCATCCTCGTTCCGCTGCACCTGGGAGTCCACTGGTCACTGGCT GTGATAAACTTTAACTCCAGGACCGTGAGGTCCTATGACTCTATGGGACAGAGACATGACGACATCTGCAGCCTCTTACT GCTGTACCTAAGAGAGGAGCACAAGGCCAGGAAGGACCAGGATCTGGACGAGTGCAAGTGGACAGTGGGCAGCTTGAGGGCCAGC gagatcCCTCAGCAGAAGAATGGCAGTGACTGTGGAGTGTTTGCCTGTAAATATGCTGACTACGTCGCCCAGGGGTGGCCTCTCACCTTCCGACAG TGCCACATGCCCCTGTTCAGGAAACTGATGATCTGGGAGATTCTCAACCAGAGGCTTCTGTAG